From a region of the Drosophila virilis strain 15010-1051.87 chromosome 3, Dvir_AGI_RSII-ME, whole genome shotgun sequence genome:
- the M6 gene encoding neuronal membrane glycoprotein M6-a isoform X1 has translation MSGKGNNNNRDRIRDPREEILLETNFEDDGGVLTRAYNNNPYQNRRHSAYQSDRSLDRYTERGGEAECCQSCMARIPYATLIATLMCLLGVGIFCGTMYRGASLTVIMMDQVFHLRLIWIEAVQMIFVIIAAGMAALGFMILFVGFLATGATRYKVYRAWRSRVGGRISCAVLMGITYMLNFVWTLILCFLVIVTFIYTMFWNMCSSVEHSLSCIDLTQFHFMFPPNTKLEDMKVCEKYEIKAFCKDGVENAEVMFILATLSTLLVILSLVHYLMCLSANYAHIRDHEKFQELQEIQNLNELEYSATSKDRF, from the exons ATGTCCGGTAAAGGGAATAACAATAATCGCGATCGCATACGAGATCCACGCGAAGAGATTCTGCTCGAAACCAACTTTGAAGATGATGGCGGTGTGCTAACACGCGCCTACAATAATAATCCCTATCAGAATCGGCGGCACAGCGCATACCAGTCGGACCGCTCCTTGGATAGGTACACTGAACGCGGTGGCGAAG CCGAGTGTTGTCAGTCATGTATGGCACGCATACCCTATGCAACGCTCATAGCGACACTTATGTGCCTGCTCGGCGTTGGCATCTTCTGCGGCACAATGTATCGAGGTGCTTCGCTGACGGTTATTATGATGGATCAGGTGTTTCACCTGCGTCTCATATG GATCGAGGCTGTGCAGATGATATTTGTCATAATTGCCGCTGGCATGGCTGCTCTTGGATTTATGATTCTATTTGTGGGCTTTCTAGCAACGGGTGCGACACGCTATAAAGTTTACCGCGCGTGGCGATCACGCGTCGGCGGTCGCATCTCCTGCGCCGTGCTCATGGGCATTACGTATATGCTTAACTTCGTGTGGACGCTCATTTTATGCTTCTTGGTCATAGTTACGTTCATTTACACCATGTTCTGGAACATGTGCTCAAGTGTGGAGCACTCTTTAAGCTGTATTGATTTGACACAATTTC ATTTTATGTTTCCGCCAAACACCAAGCTTGAGGACATGAAGGTCTGCGAAAAGTATGAGATCAAGGCATTCTGCAAGGACGGCGTTGAGAACGCCGAAGTCATGTTCATTCTGGCCACGCTGTCTACGCTGTTGGTCATACTCAGTCTTGTGCACTATTTGATGTGTCTTTCGGCCAATTACGCACACATTCGTGACCATGAAAAGTTCCAGGAACTGCAGGAGATACAAAATCTCAACGAACTGGAGTATAGCGCCACTTCCAAGGATCGCTTCTAG
- the M6 gene encoding neuronal membrane glycoprotein M6-a isoform X2, translating into MPECCQSCMARIPYATLIATLMCLLGVGIFCGTMYRGASLTVIMMDQVFHLRLIWIEAVQMIFVIIAAGMAALGFMILFVGFLATGATRYKVYRAWRSRVGGRISCAVLMGITYMLNFVWTLILCFLVIVTFIYTMFWNMCSSVEHSLSCIDLTQFHFMFPPNTKLEDMKVCEKYEIKAFCKDGVENAEVMFILATLSTLLVILSLVHYLMCLSANYAHIRDHEKFQELQEIQNLNELEYSATSKDRF; encoded by the exons ATGC CCGAGTGTTGTCAGTCATGTATGGCACGCATACCCTATGCAACGCTCATAGCGACACTTATGTGCCTGCTCGGCGTTGGCATCTTCTGCGGCACAATGTATCGAGGTGCTTCGCTGACGGTTATTATGATGGATCAGGTGTTTCACCTGCGTCTCATATG GATCGAGGCTGTGCAGATGATATTTGTCATAATTGCCGCTGGCATGGCTGCTCTTGGATTTATGATTCTATTTGTGGGCTTTCTAGCAACGGGTGCGACACGCTATAAAGTTTACCGCGCGTGGCGATCACGCGTCGGCGGTCGCATCTCCTGCGCCGTGCTCATGGGCATTACGTATATGCTTAACTTCGTGTGGACGCTCATTTTATGCTTCTTGGTCATAGTTACGTTCATTTACACCATGTTCTGGAACATGTGCTCAAGTGTGGAGCACTCTTTAAGCTGTATTGATTTGACACAATTTC ATTTTATGTTTCCGCCAAACACCAAGCTTGAGGACATGAAGGTCTGCGAAAAGTATGAGATCAAGGCATTCTGCAAGGACGGCGTTGAGAACGCCGAAGTCATGTTCATTCTGGCCACGCTGTCTACGCTGTTGGTCATACTCAGTCTTGTGCACTATTTGATGTGTCTTTCGGCCAATTACGCACACATTCGTGACCATGAAAAGTTCCAGGAACTGCAGGAGATACAAAATCTCAACGAACTGGAGTATAGCGCCACTTCCAAGGATCGCTTCTAG
- the SAK gene encoding serine/threonine-protein kinase PLK4, with amino-acid sequence MLPFRTYGETIDEYEVQHLLGKGGFACVYKAKCLRSHQNVAIKMIDKKLIQGSGLSNRVRQEVEIHSRLKHPSVLQLYTFFQDANYVYLILELADNGELHRYMNQQMKRPFTEQEAASILRQVVDGLLYLHSHNIMHRDISMSNLLLSKDMHVKIADFGLATQLKRPDERHMTMCGTPNYISPEVVSHQSHGLPADLWSVGCMLYTLLVGRPPFDTDAVQSTLNKVVQSDYTIPGHLSYEARDLIDKLLRKNPHERISLEQVLRHPFMVKAGGSTISYTTNGASDGYGQSIVSGDSGIVTFASNDSKNSHRLRSVEQQATPQMMPQIQEEYGYYQDHRQKYAPHAAYRQSSAETLDSTEMDWQRMGQNAQKANFLAHSTPAAPVPAPVIRKAGKHNTEHISVPPLNTLRLQPTRYKTKNAIMSIVANGEVVIEFIKSKSKMNEDRIIDICRISGDGRRIIIHQPDPGRGLPIQEQTSETHSSGTDNVYNYDNLPSKHWKKYVYAARFVGLVKSKTPKVTYFSALAKCHLMENMTDFEMNYYSGAKLTKSPSEGIKVFDIHGVQLLDQSSSEAKRLIEHSNECFAHCLSICNALELAQTGSNTCFPVTIGRRPVVEVLPSHRPEGLRDTTNFAYSTPKSQQGSINFSISTISSMRSGSDNIGSQLLAAQQNVPIKRLNVPGVGTATELSHGIVQVQFVDGSVISVIPEAQGGGITYTQSNGVSTHFPDHDDLPLSVRDRLSHLPQVQMKLRCAPLISSKKFDCNAMNAKSTASAPWYNRMLI; translated from the exons ATGCTACCATTCCGGACTTATGGAGAAACAATCGAt GAGTACGAAGTACAGCACCTGCTGGGCAAAGGAGGCTTCGCTTGCGTTTACAAAGCAAAATGTCTGCGATCGCATCAAAACGTGGCGATAAAAAtg attgacaaaaaacttaTACAGGGCTCGGGATTATCGAACCGAGTTAGGCAAGAAGTGGAAATTCATTCCCGCCTGAAGCATCCTTCTGTGTTGCAGCTGTATACGTTTTTTCAGGACGCCAATtatgtgtatttaattttggaaCTGGCCGATAATGGTGAACTGCATCGTTATATGAACCAGCAAATGAAGCGTCCATTCACCGAACAAGAAGCGGCCTCCATTCTGCGCCAGGTGGTGGATGGTCTGTTGTACTTGCACTCGCACAACATCATGCATCGGGACATATCGATGTCAAATTTACTGCTTAGCAAGGATATGCACGTCAAAATTGCTGACTTTGGCCTGGCGACCCAACTAAAGAGGCCAGATGAGCGGCACATGACCATGTGCGGCACTCCAAACTATATATCACCTGAGGTTGTTTCACACCAGTCACACGGCTTGCCAGCGGATCTCTGGAGCGTTGGCTGTATGCTCTACACGCTCCTGGTGGGGCGACCACCCTTTGACACAGACGCCGTACAGTCAACACTCAACAAAGTGGTGCAGTCCGACTATACGATTCCGGGCCATCTGTCCTATGAGGCGCGCGATTTAATCGATAAGCTGTTGAGAAAAAATCCACATGAACGCATCTCACTCGAGCAAGTTCTCAGGCACCCATTCATGGTAAAGGCCGGCGGAAGCACAATATCATACACAACGAATGGCGCATCTGACGGCTATGGTCAAAGTATTGTCAGCGGAGACAGCGGCATCGTCACATTTGCCAGCA ATGATTCAAAGAACTCACATCGGCTACGTTCGGTTGAACAACAGGCCACACCGCAGATGATGCCGCAGATCCAGGAAGAATATGGTTATTATCAGGATCACCGTCAGAAATACGCGCCACACGCAGCGTACAGACAGAGTTCAGCGGAGACGTTGGACAGCACGGAAATGGACTGGCAGAGGATGGGACAGAATGCACAGAAGGCCAATTTTTTGGCACACTCGACGCCAGCAGCGCCTGTGCCTGCACCGGTCATTCGAAAAGCTGGAAAGCACAATACAGAGCACATTTCCGTGCCCCCATTAAACACGCTCCGATTGCAGCCAACACGTTACAAGACAAAAAATGCAATCATGAGCATTGTGGCAAACGGCGAGGTAGTCATCGAGTTTATAAAGAGCAAAAGTAAAATGAATGAAGATCGCATCATTGATATCTGCCGCATATCCGGCGACGGACGCCGCATCATAATTCACCAACCAGATCCTGGGCG AGGGCTGCCCATACAAGAGCAAACGTCGGAAACCCATTCAAGCGGCACAGATAACGTTTACAACTATGATAATTTGCCCAGCAAGCACTGGAAGAAGTACGTGTACGCTGCGCGATTCGTGGGCTTGGTAAAGAGCAAAACGCCGAAGGTGACATACTTTAGTGCCTTGGCGAAATGCCACCTAATGGAAAATATGACTGATTTCGAGATGAACTACTATTCGGGTGCCAAATTGACCAAATCTCCCAGCGAAGGTATCAAAGTGTTTGATATCCACGGCGTACAGCTTTTGGATCAGTCGAGTTCCGAAGCAAAGCGTTTGATTGAGCACAGCAATGAATGTTTCGCCCATTGCCTGAGCATTTGCAATGCACTGGAGCTGGCACAAACGGGCAGCAATACTTGTTTTCCCGTCACGATTGGACGACGACCCGTTGTAGAGGTGTTGCCCTCACATCGGCCGGAAGGACTTCGGGATACAACAAATTTTGCGTATTCCACACCAAAATCGCAACAG GGCTCAATCAACTTTTCCATTAGCACCATCTCATCGATGCGCAGTGGGAGCGATAATATTGGATCCCAGCTGTTGGCGGCCCAACAAAATGTTCCCATCAAGCGGCTGAACGTACCGGGCGTCGGCACTGCCACAGAG cTGTCCCATGGAATTGTGCAAGTCCAATTCGTTGATGGATCAGTCATTTCTGTCATACCTGAGGCGCAAGGTGGTGGCATCACATACACGCAGTCAAACGGCGTCTCTACCCACTTTCCTGACCATGACGACCTACCATTATCGGTAAGGGATCGACTCTCGCACCTGCCCCAGGTGCAGATGAAATTGAGGTGTGCTCCTCTGATCAGTAGCAAAAAGTTTGACTGCAATGCAATGAACGCCAAGTCGACGGCGTCTGCGCCTTGGTACAATCGTATGCTAATCTAA
- the Cdk12 gene encoding cyclin-dependent kinase 12 produces the protein MHSSSAASSALVEYSDVSSEDFSDPEAGEIDSDVALTGRAPISTAPSRNPECQGRKQNSDGVLRVTKSNDYRKRRTEEDDMTSILAVGSRSRQVSVVPSSGSRLSIASVNEKLNHHRAEVTLTPVKSSKEEHLQWDRELYMSSDTIDTDELEAEMKRQKRKKLKKDKHKHKSKKKSKKRKKKRAKSYSSIDSLSDSNLNNLLDRHSRYTPPTAPNRAKSTERTVSAALPSYTPHKDSQSSPISVGTPPARRPNSNNAYYGEAAVATPGTPLGSSLQVTVTNKTTSNSRHRSPPARVGVGGSSQRYATSPRTPPQSLNHSHAVTGGAGVGARDSRSSRYVQSPLKDDLNAHHRSGNTYAGRYSGGGSIGGQGSSLDARKLKRMSPELDRYHHQPSTPPHKRRKYSDGRDASLSSSVGPYEHGRHHAVKYERYSRDRYSRRVSRSPSVHRLSRSRLSPGGGGTTSGNSNMYRQRSNSRHKHNKYSAPHSPSPPLPTRSSSKRGSGSGMGIAVDRYSSRSPRPSSRYYEASPPSPTAALASTSHHHRRSPRSHQHHRNSSRKRSPSSGSSRSSRSPTSRDLKHKRDEYIKKISETSLFAELVKDRHKRQKALKEIIERQEENSNSNGALTVNENSSSVDGNTPNVADNRPASYMTAQSSAGATPNGVVSGGKPDLDVNNIPMPNRENDALQLNPAAVVSADVTDASPKAVAMPIKINANQKPKSLTALPMPPGMSAADLENAPTPSPPDLSKQTTPKSIKKLSPDDRNLNANVNKSLLNLPMPPVIPGSEELSGDDDVIDSPEDFDTPSGNSNSINTSSNSNATQAATRRRPVILNRRDSRNNVRDWGERCVDVFEVIAQIGEGTYGQVYKARDHHTNDMVALKKVRLEHEKEGFPITAVREIKILRQLNHRNIVNLHEIVTDKQDAVEFRKDKGSFYLVFEYMDHDLMGLLESNMVDFNEENNACIMKQLLDGLNYCHKKNFLHRDIKCSNILMNNKGKVKLADFGLARLYNAEDRERPYTNKVITLWYRPPELLLGEERYGPSIDVWSCGCILGELFLKRPLFQANAEMAQLETISKICGSPIPAVWPNVIKLPLFHTLKQKKTHRRRLREDFEFMPTSALDLLDKMLDLDPDKRITAEDALRSPWLKNINPDEMPIPQLPTWQDCHELWSKKRRRQLREQQESLPPGVICSAKYQQHGATMVGDA, from the exons ATGCATTCCTCATCGGCGGCGTCAAGCGCACTTGTGGAATACTCGGACGTTAGTTCGGAGGATTTCTCGGATCCCGAAGCAGGAGAAATTGATTCGGATGTGGCGTTAACTGGCAGAGCTCCAATATCAACAGCTCCAAGTAGAAACCCAGAATGTCAAGGAAGAAAGCAAAATTCGGATGGGGTTTTGCGCGTTACAAAGAGCAATGACTATAG GAAAAGACGCACTGAAGAGGACGACATGACGTCGATTCTTGCAGTTGGATCGAGATCAAGGCAAGTTTCAGTTGTTCCCAGCAGCGGCAGTAGGCTTAGCATAGCCTCTGTCAATGAGAAACTAAATCATCATCGTGCCGAAGTCACACTGACGCCAGTCAAAAGTTCAAAGGAGGAGCACCTGCAGTGGGACCGTGAGTTGTACATGTCAAGCGATACCATCGATACCGATGAGCTGGAAGCGGAAATGAAACGGCAGAAACGCAAAAAGCTGAAGAAGGATAAGCACAAGCATAAGTCAAAAAAGAAATCCAAGAAGCGCAAGAAGAAGCGAGCGAAGTCATACTCTAGCATTGACTCCTTATCGGACAGCAATCTTAATAATTTGCTGGACAGGCACAGTCGGTATACGCCGCCAACGGCACCAAACCGAGCCAAGAGCACTGAGCGCACAGTCAGCGCTGCGCTGCCTTCATATACGCCTCACAAAGACAGTCAAAGCAGTCCCATATCAGTGGGCACTCCGCCCGCCCGACGTCCCAATAGCAACAACGCCTATTACGGCGAAGCAGCTGTTGCTACACCAGGCACTCCCCTAGGCAGCAGCCTACAGGTAACAGTAACGAACAAAACGACTTCAAACAGTCGACATCGTTCGCCACCGGCACGCGTCGGCGTTGGTGGCAGCAGCCAGCGATATGCCACCTCTCCACGCACTCCTCCACAGTCGCTTAATCACTCACACGCAGTCACTGGTGGCGCTGGTGTTGGTGCGCGAGACTCTCGCAGCTCTCGGTATGTGCAGAGCCCCCTGAAGGATGATTTGAATGCTCACCACCGCTCTGGAAATACGTATGCAGGGCGCTATTCAGGGGGTGGATCCATAGGTGGGCAGGGTAGTAGTCTCGATGCGCGAAAGCTAAAGCGCATGTCACCAG AGTTGGACCGCTATCATCACCAACCAAGCACGCCGCCGCATAAGCGACGAAAGTATAGCGATGGACGAGATGCATCCTTGTCATCGTCTGTGGGTCCATATGAGCACGGCAGGCACCATGCTGTTAAATATGAACGCTACAGCAGAGATCGCTATTCAAGGCGGGTGTCCCG GAGTCCTAGCGTGCACCGCCTATCGCGCAGTCGCCTGTCGCCGGGCGGAGGAGGGACCACTTCAGGCAACAGTAATATGTACCGACAAAGAAGCAACAGTAGACATAAGCACAACAAATATAGCGCACCCCATTCGCCTTCCCCGCCGCTGCCAACGAGGTCGTCTTCCAAGCGAGGTTCTGGCAGTGGCATGGGCATTGCCGTTGACCGCTATTCGTCGCGTTCACCACGGCCAAGTTCACGCTACTATGAGGCATCGCCGCCATCACCGACGGCCGCTTTAGCGTCGACCTCGCATCATCATCGCCGATCGCCAAGGTCCCATCAGCATCAtcgcaacagcagccgaaAACGCTCCCCCAGCTCAGGCAGCAGTCGTAGCTCCCGGTCGCCAACGTCCCGTGATCTTAAGCATAAGCGCGATGAATATATCAAGAAGATAAGCGAGACTAGCTTGTTCGCCGAGTTGGTAAAGGATCGCCATAAACGGCAAAAGGCGTTGAAGGAAATAATCGAGCGACAGGAggagaacagcaacagcaacggcgcCTTGACTGTCAACGAAAACAGTTCCTCGGTGGATGGAAATACGCCCAACGTTGCCGACAATCGACCAGCATCGTATATGACAGCACAATCGTCTGCTGGTGCGACGCCAAACGGAGTTGTTAGCGGTGGTAAGCCTGATTTGGACGTCAACAACATTCCCATGCCAAACAGAGAAAATGATGCACTACAGCTAAAtccggctgctgttgttagtGCAGATGTTACTGATGCCTCTCCCAAGGCAGTGGCCATGCCCATTAAAATAAACGCCAATCAAAAACCGAAGAGTCTTACGGCCCTGCCGATGCCACCGGGCATGAGTGCAGCCGATTTAGAAAATGCACCAACGCCATCGCCTCCAGATTTAAGCAAGCAAACAACACCGAAATCAATTAAGAAACTCTCGCCCGATGATAGGAATCTGAATGCCAATGTCAATAAGAGCCTTTTGAATTTGCCAATGCCGCCCGTTATACCGGGCAGTGAGGAGTTGAGCGGCGACGATGATGTCATCGACAGTCCCGAGGACTTTGATACGCCcagtggcaacagcaacagcataaaTACGAGCTCCAATTCAAATGCAACACAGGCTGCAACGCGTCGACGTCCAGTGATACTCAATCGACGCGACTCTCGAAACAATGTGCGAGATTGGGGCGAACGATGTGTGGATGTGTTCGAGGTGATTGCACAGATTGGCGAGGGTACATATGGACAG GTGTATAAAGCGCGAGATCATCATACCAACGATATGGTAGCATTAAAGAAGGTGCGTTTGGAGCACGAAAAGGAAGGTTTTCCCATAACGGCTGTGCGCGAAATCAAAATATTAAGACAACTCAATCATCGCAATATTGTGAACCTACATGAAATAGTGACGGATAAGCAGGATGCAGTTGAGTTTCGCAAGGACAAGGGATCCTTCTATCTGGTATTTGAGTACATGGATCACGATCTCATGGGTCTTCTAGAGTCTAACATGGTTGACTTTAACGAGGAAAACAATGCGTGCATTATGAAACAGCTATTGGATGGCCTCAATTACTGTCACAAAAAGAATTTTCTTCATCGGGATATCAAATGTTCCAACATTTTGATGAATAACAA GGGAAAAGTTAAGTTGGCAGACTTTGGCTTAGCCCGATTGTACAACGCCGAGGACCGTGAGCGTCCCTATACGAACAAAGTCATAACGCTTTGGTATCGCCCACCGGAGCTGCTGCTTGGCGAGGAGCGTTACGGGCCGTCCATAGACGTATGGTCTTGTGGCTGCATCTTGGGCGAACTGTTCCTGAAGCGCCCGCTATTTCAGGCAAATGCAGAGATGGCGCAACTGGAAACTATATCCAAAATATGTGGTTCCCCGATTCCCGCCGTTTGGCCCAACGTTATTAAGTTGCCGCTTTTTCACACGCTTAAGCAGAAGAAAACGCATCGTCGACGTTTGCGTGAAGATTTTGAGTTTATGCCAACATCAGCACTTGATCTGCTCGATAAAATGCTTGACCTAGATCCAGACAAACGCATTACGGCAGAAGATGCCCTCAGATCGCCTTGGCTAAAGAACATCAATCCAGATGA AATGCCAATACCACAATTGCCTACATGGCAGGATTGTCATGAGCTTTGGAGCAAGAAACGGCGTCGCCAGCTGCGCGAACAACAAGAATCGCTGCCACCAGGTGTAATTTGCTCAGCTAAGTATCAACAACACGGTGCCACGATGGTGGGGGATGCCTAG
- the Arv1 gene encoding protein ARV1: MTSDNEKKYVCVSCGNPARELIKKYSNTVKPTHCDKCHQITDKYIEVEEFIILIDALLLVSAAFRHMICNGDFKLYWKISLVVLLLESFALCRQNTGDGSNTALYEKGFYMCTLQNIAEYLLITILLILITAIFNMRQLLKVGLPSVTLIILKVVAISNFSKFFLLPILVWRSNTTDFGRNLHYMLVTGHHLCSLIMAYSVVGISNSRLRWLTIILVICAFAVKEYVRYLAAFKLELHIS; encoded by the exons atgacTAGtgacaatgaaaaaaaatacgtTTGCGTCAGCTGCGGGAACCCGGCACGAGAATTGATCAAAAAATACAGTAATACTGTTAAGCCTACTCACTGT GACAAATGTCATCAGATAACAGATAAATACATAGAGGTCGAGGAATTCATTATCCTAATAGATGCTCTTCTTTTGGTTTCCGCTGCGTTCCGACACATGATCTGTAATGGAGACTTTAAG CTATATTGGAAGATTTCCCTTGTTGTCCTGCTCTTGGAATCGTTTGCGTTGTGTAGACAAAACACAGGAGATGGATCAAACACTGCACTATATGAAAAAGGCTTTTACATGTGCACGCTACAAAACATTGCAG aATATCTTTTGATTACGATACTCTTGATTTTAATTACCGCAATTTTTAATATGCGTCAGCTGCTCAAAGTCGGTCTGCCGTCAGTAACATTAATTATTCTTAAAGTGGTGGCCATTTCTAACTTCTCAAAGTTTTTTCTCTTGCCTATATTGGTCTGGAGAAGTAACACGACCGATTTTGGACGTAACCTGCACTATATGCTAGTCACTGGTCATCACCTTTGCTCCTTAATAATGGCTTACAGCGTAGTCGGTATCAGCAACAGTCGTCTCCGTTGGCTTACTATAATATTGGTAATTTGTGCATTTGCTGTTAAGGAGTACGTTAGGTATTTAGCAGCATTTAAGTTGGAGTTGCATATATCTTAA
- the Mkrn1 gene encoding probable E3 ubiquitin-protein ligase makorin-1 isoform X1 produces MCKMSSASVAEAPILNVVPGRSQTICRYYLRGICRFGDLCRFSHDLTRGRPEGEQRAPNTNTNNDADADADADADADADVLPSTSRRNWANAPIFVPGQKSFTAQCLNEGDEDEVAATSSAVVQSGISWAEIVGGPSTHDIDVGIKHGEPHSLDQVCPYESPCPYGEYCPYRIHLELCEMCDQYCLHPTDQAQRKKHNRECLQQHEQAMELSFAIAQSKDKTCGICFDTIMEKAGREKRFGILPNCNHIFCLECIRTWRQAKQFEHKITRACPECRVCSDFVCPSAFWVETKEEKDKLLNDYRAALGAKDCKYFKKGEGKCPFGNKCFYKHALPNGEIVDVGLPKRARKLHSQNQLIDLLDIYLWEYVDRRDYHWLELYSSDISESSNLTDEE; encoded by the exons ATGTGCAAAATGAGTTCCGCCAGCGTCGCAGAAGCTCCCATATTAAATGTTGTGCCTGGACGAAGCCAAACAATATGCCGATATTATTTACGAGGCATTTGTCGATTTGGTGACCTTTGTCGCTTCTCCCATGACTTAACTCGAGGCCGACCCGAAGGTGAGCAGCGTGCcccaaacacaaatacaaacaacgATGCCGACGcagatgcggatgcggatgctgatgctgatgctgatgtaTTGCCCAGCACGAGTCGTCGCAATTGGGCAAACGCGCCAATATTTGTGCCCGGCCAGAAGAGCTTTACAGCCCAATGTCTGAACGAGGGGGACGAGGATGAGGTTGCGGCTACAAGCAGCGCCGTTGTGCAGAGTGGAATCTCATGGGCGGAGATTGTCGGTGGTCCGTCCACACATGACATTGACGTTGGAATTAAACATGGTGAGCCGCATTCTTTGGATCAGGTTTGTCCATACGAAAGTCCCTGCCCCTATGGCGAGTATTGTCCCTATCGCATACACCTGGAGCTATGCGAGATGTGCGACCAATACTGCCTGCATCCAACGGACCAAGCTCAGCGTAAGAAACACAATCGCGAGTGTTTACAACAGCATGAACAGGCAATGGAGTTATCCTTTGCGATTGCCCAGTCCAAAGATAAGACGTGCGGCATATGCTTCGACACCATTATGGAGAAAGCCGGACGAGAGAAGCGATTTGGCATTTTGCCCAACTGCAATCATATATTTTGCTTGGAGTGCATCCGTACATGGCGTCAGGCCAAACAGTTTGAACATAAAATTACGCG AGCTTGTCCCGAATGTCGCGTGTGTTCCGACTTTGTCTGCCCCAGCGCCTTTTGGGTTGAAACTAAAGAGGAGAAGGATAAGCTGCTTAATGATTATCGTGCAGCACTCGGTGCCAAGgattgcaaatatttcaaaaaaggCGAAGGAAAGTGTCCATTTGGCAACAAGTGCTTTTACAAACACGCCCTGCCCAACGGCGAGATTGTGGATGTTGGTTTGCCAAAGCGAGCTCGAAAATTGCATAGCCAGAATCAGCTTATTGATTTACTTGAT ATTTATCTTTGGGAATACGTCGATCGGCGCGATTATCACTGGCTGGAATTGTATTCAAGTGATATTAGCGAAAGCTCCAATTTAACGGATGAAGAATAA
- the Mkrn1 gene encoding probable E3 ubiquitin-protein ligase makorin-1 isoform X2 — protein MCKMSSASVAEAPILNVVPGRSQTICRYYLRGICRFGDLCRFSHDLTRGRPEDADADADADADVLPSTSRRNWANAPIFVPGQKSFTAQCLNEGDEDEVAATSSAVVQSGISWAEIVGGPSTHDIDVGIKHGEPHSLDQVCPYESPCPYGEYCPYRIHLELCEMCDQYCLHPTDQAQRKKHNRECLQQHEQAMELSFAIAQSKDKTCGICFDTIMEKAGREKRFGILPNCNHIFCLECIRTWRQAKQFEHKITRACPECRVCSDFVCPSAFWVETKEEKDKLLNDYRAALGAKDCKYFKKGEGKCPFGNKCFYKHALPNGEIVDVGLPKRARKLHSQNQLIDLLDIYLWEYVDRRDYHWLELYSSDISESSNLTDEE, from the exons ATGTGCAAAATGAGTTCCGCCAGCGTCGCAGAAGCTCCCATATTAAATGTTGTGCCTGGACGAAGCCAAACAATATGCCGATATTATTTACGAGGCATTTGTCGATTTGGTGACCTTTGTCGCTTCTCCCATGACTTAACTCGAGGCCGACCCGAAG atgcggatgcggatgctgatgctgatgctgatgtaTTGCCCAGCACGAGTCGTCGCAATTGGGCAAACGCGCCAATATTTGTGCCCGGCCAGAAGAGCTTTACAGCCCAATGTCTGAACGAGGGGGACGAGGATGAGGTTGCGGCTACAAGCAGCGCCGTTGTGCAGAGTGGAATCTCATGGGCGGAGATTGTCGGTGGTCCGTCCACACATGACATTGACGTTGGAATTAAACATGGTGAGCCGCATTCTTTGGATCAGGTTTGTCCATACGAAAGTCCCTGCCCCTATGGCGAGTATTGTCCCTATCGCATACACCTGGAGCTATGCGAGATGTGCGACCAATACTGCCTGCATCCAACGGACCAAGCTCAGCGTAAGAAACACAATCGCGAGTGTTTACAACAGCATGAACAGGCAATGGAGTTATCCTTTGCGATTGCCCAGTCCAAAGATAAGACGTGCGGCATATGCTTCGACACCATTATGGAGAAAGCCGGACGAGAGAAGCGATTTGGCATTTTGCCCAACTGCAATCATATATTTTGCTTGGAGTGCATCCGTACATGGCGTCAGGCCAAACAGTTTGAACATAAAATTACGCG AGCTTGTCCCGAATGTCGCGTGTGTTCCGACTTTGTCTGCCCCAGCGCCTTTTGGGTTGAAACTAAAGAGGAGAAGGATAAGCTGCTTAATGATTATCGTGCAGCACTCGGTGCCAAGgattgcaaatatttcaaaaaaggCGAAGGAAAGTGTCCATTTGGCAACAAGTGCTTTTACAAACACGCCCTGCCCAACGGCGAGATTGTGGATGTTGGTTTGCCAAAGCGAGCTCGAAAATTGCATAGCCAGAATCAGCTTATTGATTTACTTGAT ATTTATCTTTGGGAATACGTCGATCGGCGCGATTATCACTGGCTGGAATTGTATTCAAGTGATATTAGCGAAAGCTCCAATTTAACGGATGAAGAATAA